In a genomic window of Cerasicoccus sp. TK19100:
- a CDS encoding RCC1 domain-containing protein, with amino-acid sequence MYNKHSFTFLILLATLSLLGSNSIIEIPLQRDVVDIGGENTKQTYGIYLKIGGGEPRLFQLDTGTGGLFAGYSSYANPSEPSPEYPDAPYRPDRQYWGDFQSISGAVNQSTSIDNGVNFSTIIPVTTSVTLSNASGNDYLTIPSMTVGQVTEATANNLPTSTTWNEKFSVDQPGLHETYYGLFGTGLFSNSNSGVPTSSQFFSALGQISNAKGFTIHLDSENPVLRIIMDDSGGNDFADLFPYATTLEPGDGRIFPTTGFNTFSKYPLSINGATVGYPNNLVAVGAATGVPDIGGSDFNLPANSLSSLSNAGLVDSTNILIEDVRLTLDIDGAGSIGDKVYDAFNLEFLSVNDGGKNQVTVDDNKSSDLNWGQVLYQDHEVMYDFKDGVIRFRPYKQLSDEPEVQIISAAMREGTTYLDVIFRISDLNDETVRAYPLVFVGHGRDFDNVIRPMTFIDGTEANIGEDIPTNTELILTWDVAADLDVELINIKFEILCQDSRELLGFSWTTIPAAGEHEELTYGSISANIQDLLFWQIARLDPGLDLIDGAIIANENSGVFEGFELTSSYSISAYAVPYFMRLANKALATSEEINFAEIARTGIRGAPLPWGGYINSHRYGWYAIDQPYDGVAFIYAWGDNEYRQTASIPKNTQDLRKISAGETHVTALRDSGTYSSWGGYSDFRGIDYIYDDAEFDPKITLFDCGGSYIIYQQEGGYVNVINYDGGSYVTTPDEVDNSIALATSGRHMLALKSDGTIIGWGNDSSGETTPPEGLNDAIAISAGYRFSLALREDKTVVAWGYNSSGQCDVPEGLDNVKAIDAGYNFAMALQEDGSVVTWGNNSDGQCDVPAGLTNVIAISAGREHALALKADGSVVAWGNNDYGQTNVPANLTNVRLIAAGDKNSYAVTEKLQ; translated from the coding sequence ATGTATAATAAGCACTCTTTTACCTTTCTAATACTGCTAGCGACCCTGAGCCTGCTGGGCAGTAATTCAATTATTGAGATACCGCTTCAACGCGATGTTGTGGATATTGGTGGTGAAAATACGAAACAGACCTACGGCATTTATCTGAAGATTGGTGGCGGGGAACCGCGTTTATTTCAATTAGACACCGGCACTGGAGGTCTATTCGCAGGATATTCCAGTTATGCCAATCCGAGCGAGCCATCTCCTGAATACCCAGATGCACCCTATCGGCCAGATCGGCAATACTGGGGTGACTTTCAAAGTATCAGCGGAGCGGTAAATCAAAGTACATCAATTGACAACGGCGTAAACTTTAGCACGATCATACCAGTAACCACTTCTGTCACATTAAGCAATGCATCCGGTAATGATTACCTGACAATTCCCAGTATGACAGTAGGCCAAGTCACTGAGGCGACAGCTAACAACCTGCCAACATCCACAACTTGGAACGAAAAATTCTCAGTAGATCAACCTGGACTCCACGAAACTTATTATGGCCTTTTCGGAACAGGGTTATTCTCAAATTCCAACTCTGGAGTTCCTACATCAAGCCAATTCTTTTCCGCTCTGGGACAGATAAGCAATGCCAAGGGTTTCACCATCCACTTGGATTCGGAAAATCCGGTGCTGCGCATTATTATGGATGATTCAGGTGGCAATGATTTTGCAGATCTATTTCCCTACGCGACAACGCTTGAACCAGGTGATGGTCGGATCTTTCCCACGACAGGATTCAACACCTTCAGCAAATACCCACTTTCAATTAATGGAGCTACCGTTGGTTATCCCAACAACCTAGTGGCGGTTGGAGCCGCAACCGGAGTGCCGGATATCGGTGGTAGTGATTTTAACCTCCCAGCAAACAGCCTCAGTAGTTTGAGCAATGCTGGCTTAGTTGATTCCACTAATATTCTTATTGAGGACGTTAGGTTAACATTAGATATCGATGGCGCGGGAAGCATTGGTGACAAAGTATATGATGCCTTCAACTTAGAATTTCTGAGCGTCAACGATGGTGGCAAAAACCAGGTAACTGTCGACGATAACAAGAGTAGTGATCTAAATTGGGGCCAAGTGCTATATCAAGACCATGAAGTGATGTATGACTTCAAGGATGGCGTGATTCGTTTTCGCCCCTACAAGCAGCTGTCTGATGAGCCAGAAGTTCAAATTATTTCTGCCGCTATGCGGGAAGGCACTACGTATCTGGATGTTATATTCCGTATTTCTGATTTAAACGATGAGACCGTCAGAGCCTATCCACTGGTGTTCGTTGGCCATGGACGCGACTTCGATAACGTCATCCGCCCAATGACTTTTATTGATGGCACAGAAGCTAACATCGGCGAAGATATTCCAACAAATACGGAGCTAATCTTAACGTGGGACGTAGCAGCAGACTTGGACGTTGAATTAATCAATATTAAATTTGAGATTTTATGCCAAGATAGTCGGGAGCTTCTAGGCTTTAGTTGGACCACCATACCTGCTGCTGGAGAGCATGAAGAACTTACCTACGGCAGTATTTCAGCAAATATCCAAGACCTCTTATTTTGGCAAATCGCCCGCTTGGACCCGGGATTGGACTTAATTGATGGAGCTATCATTGCGAATGAGAATAGTGGAGTGTTTGAGGGTTTCGAACTCACTAGCTCTTATTCGATTAGCGCCTATGCGGTGCCGTACTTCATGAGGTTAGCAAATAAGGCTCTGGCAACATCTGAAGAAATTAATTTTGCAGAAATTGCCCGGACGGGTATACGCGGCGCACCGCTCCCTTGGGGTGGTTATATTAACTCGCATCGATACGGATGGTATGCAATCGATCAGCCTTATGATGGCGTAGCCTTTATTTATGCTTGGGGAGATAATGAATACCGCCAAACCGCATCCATTCCGAAGAATACACAGGATCTAAGAAAAATTTCCGCTGGCGAAACACACGTGACCGCGCTCAGGGATAGTGGAACTTATAGCTCATGGGGAGGTTATAGCGATTTTCGCGGTATTGATTACATTTATGACGATGCAGAGTTTGATCCGAAAATAACGTTATTTGATTGTGGTGGCTCCTATATAATCTATCAACAGGAAGGTGGCTACGTCAATGTAATTAACTATGATGGAGGGTCCTACGTAACCACTCCCGACGAAGTTGATAACAGCATTGCCCTTGCCACAAGCGGAAGACATATGTTGGCTCTAAAATCTGATGGCACGATCATCGGATGGGGAAATGATTCCTCAGGCGAAACGACGCCACCGGAAGGCTTGAATGACGCAATTGCTATTTCTGCTGGCTACCGTTTCTCTCTGGCATTGCGCGAAGACAAAACAGTCGTTGCCTGGGGTTATAACAGTTCCGGCCAATGCGATGTACCGGAAGGCTTAGACAACGTCAAAGCCATTGACGCGGGCTATAACTTCGCCATGGCGCTTCAAGAGGATGGCTCCGTTGTCACTTGGGGCAATAATAGCGATGGGCAATGCGAT
- a CDS encoding DNA repair ATPase, translating to MADTATETENKAAPSPKLEGGAYEVIRQRLDTQSAALLERLQTLNKNRQDVFGAIENKLIGTDRITTEHNCTARDMIALPGGRFLFGYNVKLGLKSQMEVGDVFSVYRFEPSDKTFHAEPLDLINNRDFQDDFAYLYKYYKATSFVKFLRRGAELFMAFRISEDIRDIKVFKWIITDDGLEYLGNRFDPEYTFPEQHSFKWTRAHRDMQRGGLHPHISIEDKIFVECVGGDLTIKVEDNTTSGEGIYAEPVDQADQTLDDADIFFAVVGDLILLRILPYQEKQTRYFIYNHKVKEVRRTDAIGTSCVALPEDQGVIFANGYYLHSGECKLFDSELSNMWFERLVKSPNGEDFLYSFYERVSGQYVLMSYNLIEQTVATPIICNGFTFFDNGELIYFRGDGEAQKHHSLQIWQTPFTSDDLPPTGNDDSYLFKVGNKEVVRCMSECYEVYNLLQKEESYTGLYVDLVKLSSDILDTYFWLNSEEAANIQETLQTINKTAQSAIDEFDKVQRIRKSTNEQTTNVSVRVRKLTTEVSSTRPDDIMGFVRSLADLRTIRGEIIGLRDLRYADVPLSEKLESQVKELSDQVALQAVEFLLLDEALDPYRNAVEEQAAAIEAIEKVTEANEINERLDEAGAELELLIEIVGNLKIDDATQTTRIIDSISNIYSRLNQVRNDLKSRRKELMLVEGAAQFNAQLKLLNQAVTNYLDLCETPKQCDDYLTKLMVQLEELEGRYADFDEYLDQLATKRDELYNAFETKKMSLQEARNRQTTRLLASAKRILTGIENRAKGFKELTDINGYFASDLMVEKVRDIADELGEIGENLKGDDILGQLKTVQSDAIRQLKDKQELFADGDDIIKFGRHHFSVNTQELALTTVQREGQIYFHLSGTQFFDPIKDEQLNATKPVWDMQTVSESDAVYRGEYLAYKLLRHFETVKPDAKSELAITAADYQALDDKARLAFVQKFMAPRYEEAYIKGVHDEDAQKLIDALLTIHQAAGLLRYSPEARACGLVYWQHFLGRTPDDDLLEAKVDAFGEMLRLFPQHKTQTGYIRELTKRIAVFCEESELFHQEIFRQQDAAMTKHRPPIKSRQLEGDASSSPPSAQANRVILSLAEEAADYLFHELVDTDSFAVSYEAATLADGFHHELVAKRFTDKFEKARAGMRGNAAGEFQVLRDWIRGYMLAQNSPENQFDYLDEAAAHLLRGPIEKRHVVEVPIETDIDGLRGDHQVIAAKQLHLHYNKFLAKLREHERNIVPMYRRFQERKGELVDFFREDLRLDELKPRVMSAFVRNQLLDKVYLPMIGDNLAKQIGTAGEDARTDRMGMLLLISPPGYGKTTLMEYIANRLGITFVKINGPAIGHHVTSIDPEEAPNKAAAEEIDKLNLAFEMGDNVMIYLDDIQHCNPELLQKFISLCDAQRKIEGVWKGKARTYDLKGRKVAVVMAGNPYTETGGKFQIPDMLANRADTYNLGDIIGGHSSAFEDSYLENSLTSNAALRPLSNRSRKDVYAVIKIAKTGIREGVDFEASYSGEEVEEMVGVMKKMMRVRDTILRVNMEYIRSAAQADEYRTEPPFKLQGSYRNMNRIAEKLLPIMSDDEVESLIDDHYENEAQTLTDGAEANLLKFRQLEGKITPPEEERWNEIKKRFTKNKIMGGGDQDPVNKVVSQLADNNMALSDGLALLGERLTAMRQPISFDDATLDKLRALLPAPPEPKPLQIDETTLAQLGALLPKPQPQQPIQLDEETIAQLASILPKPPAPTLGLSDEASALLQQLATSLEKSTKPKPASKPQGAANAELAAAIEQLGEKLANRQSVVLPKLSLDEKTDHTLDQILEAFHLLFRHTGIDTPTPKANPESDKEQQ from the coding sequence ATGGCAGACACCGCCACAGAAACTGAAAACAAAGCCGCGCCCTCGCCCAAGCTCGAAGGCGGAGCCTACGAAGTCATCCGGCAGCGGCTGGACACCCAGTCCGCCGCCTTGCTGGAGCGCCTGCAAACGCTCAATAAAAACCGGCAGGACGTTTTCGGTGCCATCGAAAACAAGCTCATCGGCACCGACCGCATCACCACCGAGCACAACTGCACGGCGCGCGACATGATCGCTCTGCCCGGCGGGCGTTTCCTCTTTGGCTACAACGTCAAGCTCGGCCTGAAGTCACAAATGGAGGTCGGCGATGTGTTTTCGGTTTATCGCTTTGAGCCAAGCGACAAGACCTTCCATGCCGAGCCCCTGGACCTGATCAACAACCGCGATTTCCAGGACGACTTTGCCTACCTCTACAAGTATTATAAGGCCACGTCTTTCGTGAAGTTCCTGCGGCGCGGTGCCGAGCTGTTCATGGCGTTTCGCATCAGTGAGGACATCCGCGACATCAAGGTCTTTAAGTGGATCATCACCGACGACGGGCTGGAGTATCTGGGCAATCGCTTTGACCCGGAGTATACGTTTCCCGAACAGCATTCCTTCAAGTGGACCCGCGCCCATCGCGACATGCAGCGCGGCGGATTGCACCCACATATCTCTATCGAGGACAAAATCTTCGTCGAATGCGTCGGCGGTGACCTCACAATTAAGGTCGAGGACAACACCACCTCAGGCGAAGGCATCTACGCCGAGCCCGTTGACCAGGCCGACCAAACCCTCGACGACGCCGACATCTTTTTCGCCGTCGTCGGCGACCTGATTCTGCTGCGCATCCTCCCCTATCAGGAGAAGCAGACGCGCTATTTCATCTACAATCACAAGGTCAAAGAAGTTCGCCGCACCGACGCCATTGGCACGAGCTGCGTCGCGCTGCCCGAAGACCAGGGCGTCATTTTTGCCAACGGTTATTACCTCCACAGCGGCGAGTGCAAACTGTTCGACAGCGAGTTGAGCAACATGTGGTTCGAGCGTCTCGTCAAGTCGCCCAACGGTGAGGATTTCCTCTATTCATTTTACGAGCGTGTCAGCGGTCAATACGTGCTCATGAGCTACAACCTCATTGAGCAAACCGTCGCCACACCGATCATTTGCAATGGCTTCACCTTCTTCGATAATGGCGAGCTGATCTACTTCCGCGGCGACGGCGAAGCGCAAAAGCACCACTCGCTGCAAATCTGGCAGACCCCCTTCACCAGCGACGACTTACCCCCCACGGGCAACGACGACAGCTACCTGTTCAAGGTCGGCAACAAGGAAGTCGTCCGCTGCATGAGCGAGTGCTACGAGGTCTACAACCTCCTGCAAAAAGAGGAAAGCTACACCGGGCTTTACGTCGATCTCGTCAAGCTCAGCAGCGACATCCTCGACACCTATTTCTGGCTCAATAGTGAAGAGGCCGCCAACATCCAAGAGACGCTCCAGACGATCAATAAGACTGCGCAAAGTGCGATCGACGAGTTCGACAAAGTCCAGCGTATCCGCAAGTCCACCAACGAGCAAACAACCAACGTCAGCGTGCGTGTCCGCAAGCTCACGACCGAGGTCAGCTCCACACGACCGGACGACATCATGGGCTTCGTCCGCAGCCTCGCCGACCTGCGCACCATTCGCGGCGAGATCATTGGGTTGCGCGACCTGCGATATGCCGATGTTCCGCTTTCCGAAAAGCTCGAATCGCAGGTCAAGGAGCTCTCCGACCAAGTCGCGCTGCAGGCCGTCGAATTCCTCTTGCTCGATGAAGCGCTCGACCCGTATCGCAACGCCGTTGAAGAGCAAGCAGCCGCGATCGAAGCCATCGAGAAAGTCACCGAGGCCAACGAGATCAACGAGCGCCTCGACGAAGCTGGCGCCGAGCTGGAGCTGTTGATCGAAATCGTAGGTAACCTGAAGATCGACGACGCGACGCAGACCACGCGCATCATCGATTCGATTTCCAATATTTACTCGCGCCTCAACCAGGTGCGCAACGACCTGAAGAGTCGCCGCAAAGAGCTGATGCTCGTCGAGGGTGCCGCTCAGTTCAATGCTCAGCTCAAGCTGCTCAATCAAGCCGTCACGAACTACCTGGACCTTTGCGAGACGCCCAAGCAGTGCGACGACTACCTGACCAAACTCATGGTGCAGCTCGAGGAGCTGGAGGGGCGTTACGCGGACTTCGATGAATACCTCGACCAGCTCGCTACCAAACGCGACGAGCTCTACAACGCGTTTGAGACGAAAAAGATGTCGCTGCAGGAGGCCCGCAACCGGCAGACCACACGCCTGCTTGCCAGCGCCAAGCGAATACTGACCGGTATTGAAAACCGCGCCAAAGGCTTTAAGGAACTCACCGATATCAACGGCTACTTCGCCAGCGACCTCATGGTCGAAAAGGTGCGCGACATCGCAGACGAACTTGGCGAAATCGGCGAAAACCTGAAGGGCGACGACATCCTCGGCCAGCTCAAGACTGTCCAAAGCGACGCCATCCGCCAGCTCAAAGACAAACAAGAGCTCTTTGCCGATGGCGACGATATCATCAAGTTCGGTCGCCACCACTTCAGCGTCAACACGCAAGAGCTTGCGCTGACCACCGTCCAGCGCGAAGGCCAGATTTATTTTCACCTTTCCGGCACGCAGTTTTTCGATCCGATCAAGGACGAACAACTCAACGCCACCAAGCCGGTGTGGGACATGCAAACCGTTAGTGAGAGTGACGCCGTTTACCGCGGTGAGTATCTCGCCTACAAACTGCTGCGCCACTTCGAAACGGTTAAGCCAGACGCCAAGTCCGAGCTGGCGATCACCGCGGCGGACTACCAAGCTTTGGATGACAAAGCTCGCCTGGCTTTCGTCCAAAAATTCATGGCTCCACGTTACGAGGAAGCCTACATCAAGGGCGTTCACGATGAAGACGCGCAAAAGTTAATCGACGCGCTGCTGACGATTCATCAAGCCGCCGGCCTGCTACGCTACTCGCCCGAGGCCCGCGCCTGCGGTTTGGTCTATTGGCAGCATTTTCTTGGCCGCACACCGGACGATGATTTGCTCGAAGCTAAGGTCGACGCCTTCGGCGAAATGCTCCGCCTGTTCCCGCAGCATAAAACGCAGACAGGCTACATCCGCGAGCTCACCAAGCGCATCGCGGTATTCTGCGAGGAGTCGGAGCTGTTCCATCAAGAGATATTTCGCCAGCAGGATGCGGCGATGACGAAGCATCGCCCTCCAATAAAGTCGCGACAACTGGAGGGCGATGCTTCGTCATCGCCGCCATCCGCTCAAGCAAATCGCGTCATCCTTTCGCTGGCCGAAGAAGCCGCCGATTATCTGTTCCATGAACTCGTCGACACCGACTCCTTCGCCGTCTCCTACGAGGCTGCAACGCTCGCGGATGGCTTTCATCACGAGCTCGTCGCCAAGCGCTTCACGGACAAGTTCGAAAAAGCGCGTGCGGGCATGCGCGGCAACGCAGCCGGAGAGTTCCAAGTGCTCCGCGATTGGATACGCGGTTATATGTTGGCGCAGAACTCACCGGAAAATCAGTTTGATTACCTCGACGAAGCCGCCGCGCATTTGTTGCGAGGTCCCATTGAAAAACGCCACGTCGTGGAAGTTCCCATCGAGACCGACATCGACGGCCTGCGCGGCGACCACCAAGTCATCGCAGCCAAGCAGCTACACCTGCACTATAATAAATTCCTCGCCAAGCTCCGCGAGCACGAACGCAACATTGTCCCGATGTACCGCCGCTTCCAGGAGCGCAAGGGTGAGTTGGTGGACTTCTTCCGCGAAGACCTCCGTCTCGACGAGCTTAAGCCGCGCGTCATGTCCGCCTTTGTCCGCAACCAACTGCTCGATAAAGTTTACTTGCCGATGATCGGCGACAACCTGGCTAAACAGATCGGCACGGCCGGCGAAGACGCGCGCACCGACCGCATGGGCATGCTGCTGCTCATCTCGCCGCCGGGCTACGGTAAGACAACGTTGATGGAATACATCGCCAACCGCCTGGGCATCACCTTCGTGAAGATCAACGGCCCGGCGATCGGTCATCACGTCACCAGCATCGATCCTGAAGAAGCGCCGAACAAGGCTGCCGCTGAGGAAATCGATAAGCTAAATCTCGCCTTCGAAATGGGCGACAACGTGATGATCTACCTCGACGACATCCAACACTGCAATCCCGAGCTTTTGCAGAAGTTCATTTCCCTCTGCGACGCCCAGCGCAAAATCGAAGGCGTGTGGAAGGGCAAGGCGCGCACCTACGATCTCAAGGGGCGGAAGGTAGCCGTCGTCATGGCCGGTAATCCCTACACCGAGACCGGCGGCAAATTCCAGATACCGGACATGCTCGCGAACCGCGCCGACACCTACAACCTCGGCGACATCATTGGTGGACACAGCAGCGCATTCGAAGATAGTTACCTCGAAAACTCACTCACGTCCAACGCCGCCCTGCGCCCGCTGTCCAACCGCAGCCGGAAGGATGTTTACGCGGTCATCAAGATCGCCAAGACCGGCATCCGCGAAGGCGTAGATTTCGAAGCCAGCTACTCGGGCGAAGAGGTCGAGGAAATGGTCGGCGTCATGAAGAAGATGATGCGCGTCCGCGACACCATCTTACGCGTCAATATGGAATACATTCGCAGCGCCGCGCAAGCTGACGAATACCGGACCGAGCCGCCCTTTAAGCTGCAAGGCTCCTATCGTAATATGAACCGCATTGCCGAAAAGCTCTTGCCAATCATGTCGGACGACGAAGTGGAGTCCCTGATCGACGACCACTACGAAAACGAAGCCCAAACCCTCACCGACGGCGCGGAGGCCAACTTACTCAAGTTCCGCCAACTCGAAGGCAAGATCACGCCGCCCGAAGAAGAGCGCTGGAACGAGATCAAAAAACGCTTCACAAAAAACAAGATCATGGGCGGTGGCGACCAAGATCCAGTCAACAAAGTCGTGTCCCAACTCGCGGACAACAACATGGCCCTCAGCGACGGCCTTGCGCTCCTCGGCGAACGCCTTACCGCGATGCGTCAGCCAATATCGTTCGACGACGCCACGCTGGATAAACTCCGCGCCCTGCTCCCCGCTCCGCCCGAACCCAAGCCATTGCAAATCGACGAAACCACCTTAGCCCAACTCGGCGCACTGTTGCCCAAGCCACAACCACAGCAGCCCATCCAACTCGACGAAGAAACCATTGCACAATTGGCGTCGATTTTACCCAAACCACCAGCTCCCACGCTTGGCCTTTCCGACGAAGCGTCCGCCCTACTTCAACAGTTAGCAACCAGCTTGGAAAAGTCCACTAAGCCCAAGCCCGCCTCCAAGCCACAAGGCGCTGCCAACGCCGAACTCGCCGCCGCCATTGAGCAGCTCGGCGAAAAGCTGGCCAACCGCCAGAGCGTCGTCTTGCCCAAGCTCTCCCTCGACGAAAAGACCGACCACACGCTCGACCAAATCCTGGAGGCTTTCCACCTTCTCTTCCGCCATACGGGGATTGATACGCCGACTCCGAAGGCTAATCCAGAAAGTGACAAAGAACAACAATAG